A stretch of Henckelia pumila isolate YLH828 chromosome 4, ASM3356847v2, whole genome shotgun sequence DNA encodes these proteins:
- the LOC140861552 gene encoding uncharacterized protein: protein MRMKPGTPVRDHMLALSVNSMWLSDALAVAFVGPSYSKPKGKIGNNKRKKPNKKGPQKKAKKVNIDGKPKGKCFHCGEKDSGATNHICNTLQGFQVTKELNEGEHTLRVGTGAVVSARAVELWNGHIPNLIHIWIWGCPAYVLKRKMDKIESRSKACVFVRYPKGTRGYYFYSPQDKKVFVSTNATFLEDRYIEDRESKSKVLLEESIEKSSTPEIRTEHTQFDFTYIPPLITDFRTTEMVEDSVPIVHSPHRTKMENEAYGEEENSRNQQSNPINQEPAQLRRSERVIRPPSRYLLYGESLEAVSIEQEEDPITYKEAMEDIDADQ, encoded by the exons ATGCGCATGAAACCTGGGACGCCCGTGAGGGATCATATGCTTGCATTATCGGTCAACTCAATGTGGCTGAG TGATGCACTTGCTGTTGCTTTTGTTGGACCATCATATTCCAAACCGAAAGGTAAAATTGGAAATAATAAGAGGAAGAAGCCCAACAAGAAGGGTCCACAGAAAAAGGCAAAGAAAGTCAATATAGATGGCAAGCCCAAAGGAAAATGTTTTCATTGTGGAGAGAAGG ATTCTGGAGCCACTAATCATATATGCAATACATTGCAGGGGTTCCAAGTAACCAAGGAGCTAAATGAAGGGGAACATACTCTTAGAGTTGGCACAGGAGCTGTGGTATCTGCAAGAGCTGTTG AATTGTGGAATGGGCATATACCTAATCTAATACATATTTGGATATGGGGTTGTCCTGCGTATGTGCTCAAGAGAAAGATGGATAAAATAGAATCTAGATCAAAAGCATGTGTGTTTGTTAGATATCCTAAAGGAACGAGAGGATACTACTTCTATAGTCCTCAGGATAAGAAGGTATTTGTGAGTACAAATGCAACCTTCTTAGAGGACAGATACATAGAAGATCGTGAATCAAAGAGTAAGGTTCTTTTGGAAGAGAGTATTGAAAAATCATCTACTCCAGAGATCCGCACTGAACATACTCAGTTTGACTTCACATATATACCACCATTAATCACTGATTTTAGAACAACTGAAATGGTGGAAGATAGTGTTCCTATTGTTCATTCACCTCACCGTACCAAAATGGAGAATGAGGCATATGGTGAAGAAGAAAACTCAAGGAACCAACAATCGAATCCAATCAACCAAGAACCTGCACAACTTAGACGTAGTGAGAGGGTCATTCGACCACCTTCTAGATACTTGCTCTATGGAGAGTCCTTAGAGGCAGTCTCTATAGAACAAGAGGAGGATCCCATTACGTACAAAGAAGCTATGGAGGATATAGACGCTGACCAATAG
- the LOC140865513 gene encoding rhomboid-like protein 14, mitochondrial, whose product MDGERGKGRMLALLLVHAFGEYWRLDRKPPVTAGLLAANTLIYLRPRFLQPILPTINQVWFNPYLIIKHKDLNRFLLSAFYHVSESHLFYNMSSLLWKGIQLERTMGSVKFASMVASLVGMSQGITLLLAKALLLFGFDRAYYNEYSAGFSGVLFAMKVVLYSEGYNNYTYVHGLMVPARYAAWAELILIQMFVPGVSFLGHLGGVLAGLLYLYIRSLYSGRNPLLRLISNFTGLLSWPLRYVRRMMSRSSRSRISGRGTLGRSGVGNIAGIWRCQACTFDNSGLMSECEMCGMGRYDTDLPRFNDQGTQTLPADELRQRRIDRFGR is encoded by the exons ATGGATGGAGAAAGGGGAAAAGGGAGGATGCTTGCGCTGCTTTTGGTGCACGCGTTCGGCGAGTATTGGCGCTTGGACAGGAAGCCACCTGTCACGGCGGGGCTTTTAGCTGCTAATACGCTTATTTACTTGCGACCCAGGTTTCTGCAGCCGATTCTGCCTACCATTAACCAAGTCTGGTTCAACCCCTATCTTATTATCAAG CACAAGGATCTCAACCGGTTTCTCTTGTCAGCATTTTACCACGTCAGTGAGTCTCACCTTTTCTACAATATGTCTTCACTATTATGGAAGGGGATACAATTGGAGAGAACAATGGGAAGCGTGAAATTTGCATCTATGGTTGCTTCACTCGTGGGTATGTCTCAGGGCATCACACTATTACTTGCAAAAGCTCTTCTTCTTTTTGGTTTCGATAGAGCCTATTACAACGAATATTCTGCGGGTTTTTCTGGTGTGCTTTTTGCAATGAAAGTTGTCCTCTATTCCGAGGGGTACAATAATTATACATACGTGCATGGACTCATGGTTCCAGCACGCTATGCCGCGTGGGCAGAACTTATCCTCATCCAAATGTTTGTACCTGGTGTCTCTTTTCTCGGCCATCTTGGGGGAGTACTTGCTGGGCTTTTGTATTTATACATAAGATCTTTATATTCCGGTCGAAATCCGCTGTTGCGGTTAATCAGCAATTTCACAGGCCTTTTAAGTTGGCCTTTAAGATATGTCAGGAGGATGATGTCGCGTTCTTCACGAAGCAGGATTTCTGGTAGAGGAACTCTTGGCCGGAGTGGGGTAGGCAATATAGCTGGTATATGGAGATGTCAAGCGTGTACATTCGATAATTCAGGTTTGATGAGTGAATGTGAAATGTGTGGGATGGGTCGTTATGATACTGACTTGCCCCGCTTTAATGATCAAGGTACTCAGACTCTACCCGCAGACGAATTGCGTCAGAGGAGAATTGACAGGTTCGGTAGATGA